A window of Juglans regia cultivar Chandler chromosome 7, Walnut 2.0, whole genome shotgun sequence contains these coding sequences:
- the LOC109008436 gene encoding adenosylhomocysteinase-like produces the protein MALLVEKTTSGREYKVKDMSQADFGRLEIELAEVEMPGLMACRTEFGPSQPFKGARITGSLHMTIQTAVLIETLTALGAEVRWCSCNIFSTQDHAAAATARDSAAVFAWKGETLQEYWWCTERALDWGPGGGPDLIVDDGGDATLLIHEGVKAEEIFEKTGKLPDPASTDNAEFQIVLSIIRDGLKTDPKRYHKMKSRLVGVSEETTTGVKRLYQMESSGTLLFPAINVNDSVTKSKFDNLYGCRHSLPDGLMRATDVMIAGKVAVVCGYGDVGKGCAAALKQAGSRVIVTEIDPICALQALMEGIPVLTLEDVVAEADIFVTTTGNKDIIMVDHMKKMKNNAIVCNIGHFDNEIDILGLENYPGVKRITIKPQTDRWVFPETNTGIIVLAEGRLMNLGCATGHPSFVMSCSFTNQVIAQLELWTEKASGKYEKKVYVLPKHLDEKVAALHLGKLGAKLTKLSKDQADYISVPVEGPYKPAHYRY, from the exons ATGGCTCTTTTAGTGGAGAAAACCACGAGTGGCCGCGAGTACAAGGTCAAGGACATGTCCCAGGCAGACTTTGGTCGCCTTGAGATCGAGCTCGCCGAGGTCGAGATGCCTGGTCTCATGGCCTGCCGCACTGAGTTCGGTCCCTCCCAGCCCTTCAAGGGCGCCAGGATCACTGGCTCCCTTCACATGACCATCCAGACCGCCGTACTCATCGAGACCCTCACCGCCCTCGGCGCCGAGGTCCGCTGGTGCTCCTGCAACATCTTCTCCACCCAGGATCACGCCGCCGCCGCCACAGCCCGTGACTCCGCCGCCGTGTTCGCCTGGAAGGGAGAGACACTCCAGGAGTACTGGTGGTGCACCGAGCGTGCCCTCGACTGGGGCCCCGGCGGTGGCCCCGACCTCATCGTGGACGATGGCGGAGACGCCACACTCTTGATCCACGAGGGGGTCAAGGCCGAGGAGATCTTCGAGAAGACTGGGAAGCTCCCGGACCCGGCTTCTACCGACAATGCCGAGTTCCAGATTGTGCTGTCCATTATCAGGGATGGGCTCAAGACTGACCCCAAGAGGTACCACAAGATGAAGAGCAGGTTGGTCGGAGTTTCGGAGGAGACCACCACTGGGGTTAAGAGGCTTTACCAGATGGAGTCCAGTGGCACTCTGCTGTTCCCTGCTATTAACGTTAATGACTCTGTCACCAAGAGCAAG TTCGATAACTTGTACGGGTGCCGCCATTCCCTCCCCGACGGTTTGATGAGAGCTACTGATGTAATGATTGCTGGCAAGGTTGCTGTTGTCTGTGGATACGGTGATGTTGGAAAGGGCTGTGCTGCTGCCTTGAAGCAAGCTGGATCTCGAGTGATCGTGACTGAAATCGATCCAATTTGTGCTCTTCAGGCCCTTATGGAAGGCATTCCAGTTCTGACCCTTGAGGATGTTGTCGCAGAGGCTGACATCTTCGTCACAACCACCGGTAACAAGGATATCATCATGGTTGACcacatgaagaagatgaagaacaaTGCCATTGTTTGCAACATTGGTCACTTTGATAACGAGATTGACATACTCGGGCTCGAGAACTACCCAGGCGTGAAGCGCATCACCATCAAGCCCCAAACAGACAGGTGGGTCTTTCCCGAGACGAACACGGGCATCATTGTGCTGGCTGAGGGTCGGCTCATGAACTTGGGCTGTGCCACAGGGCACCCTAGTTTTGTGATGTCCTGTTCCTTCACAAACCAGGTGATTGCACAGCTTGAGCTGTGGACGGAGAAGGCGAGTGGGAAGTATGAGAAGAAGGTTTATGTTTTGCCTAAGCACCTTGATGAGAAGGTTGCAGCACTTCACCTTGGCAAGCTTGGGGCTAAGCTCACCAAGCTCAGCAAGGATCAGGCTGACTACATTAGCGTGCCCGTTGAGGGTCCTTACAAGCCTGCTCACTACAGGTATTGA